From the genome of Maridesulfovibrio ferrireducens, one region includes:
- a CDS encoding ABC transporter ATP-binding protein, with translation MNGNNEPLLSVNNITLTFKGVAALSRVSCEVPKGSITSLIGPNGAGKTSMLNCISGRYTPDKGSITMRGKELLETKACKRTDFGMSRTFQNIALFKGLSVLDNLMVGRHSRIKYGLLASLFYFGKARKEESIHRARVEEIIDFLGLSPYRHQAAGHLPYGVQKKVELGRALAAEPELLLLDEPMAGMNLEETEDMARYILDINEEWGISVFLVEHDMGVVMDISDHVVVLDFGRILASGTPEEVQSNPKVISAYLGDEDGLYQGR, from the coding sequence ATGAATGGGAATAATGAACCATTGCTGAGCGTCAACAATATTACGCTTACTTTTAAAGGTGTTGCAGCTCTTTCCCGTGTTTCCTGCGAAGTCCCCAAAGGGAGCATAACGTCTCTCATCGGTCCAAACGGTGCGGGCAAAACCAGTATGCTCAATTGCATTTCAGGTCGCTATACCCCGGACAAAGGTTCCATCACCATGCGCGGAAAGGAACTGCTCGAAACCAAAGCATGCAAACGCACTGATTTCGGAATGTCCCGCACATTTCAGAATATAGCCCTGTTCAAAGGATTATCTGTACTTGATAACCTGATGGTCGGACGGCACTCCCGCATAAAATACGGATTACTCGCATCTCTTTTCTACTTCGGCAAAGCCCGCAAAGAAGAATCAATACACCGTGCGCGCGTTGAAGAAATTATCGATTTTCTGGGACTCTCCCCCTACCGCCATCAAGCTGCCGGACATTTACCTTACGGAGTACAAAAGAAAGTCGAACTGGGCCGCGCTCTGGCCGCCGAGCCTGAACTTCTGCTTTTAGACGAGCCTATGGCAGGCATGAACCTCGAAGAAACAGAAGATATGGCCAGATATATTCTCGACATCAACGAAGAATGGGGAATTTCCGTCTTTTTAGTTGAACACGATATGGGTGTTGTCATGGACATTTCAGATCACGTCGTAGTTCTTGATTTCGGCAGAATTTTAGCCAGCGGAACACCGGAAGAAGTTCAAAGCAATCCCAAAGTCATCAGCGCCTACCTCGGCGACGAAGACGGGCTTTACCAAGGGCGTTAA
- a CDS encoding AMP-binding protein, producing the protein MTKIYKTTLPALLIKNARERGDRTAMREKHHGIWQPFTYKDYLTITSEFAGGLKKLGIEKGDAIIIIGDNRPEWLWAQLAVQGIGGYSVGLYQDAPADEIGYVFTLSEAKLVVAEDQEQVDKIMSIRHELPQLKHIIYHDPKGLVGYKEEGLMSFDEICDMGRDTASDFEKWSKETAPDDIAIIATTSGSTGRPKLAMMSHTNLLSMAYNLGISDPKNESDEFVSFLPLAWMGEQMMAVASALLFGFCVNFPEEPDTIQENIREIGPHLIFSPPRVWENMAAKVRVRIMETTPFKRWIFNTLMPIGIKYAEKILHGEKPSNALELGYKLAEIGLFRAMRDRLGFSRIRSASTGGAPLGPDTFTFFHALGINLKQIYGQTEIAGISCIHKNGEINFDTVGEPISETQIKISDEGEVLSKSPAVFLGYLKNKEATAETLEDGWLKSGDAGYFKDNGQLIIIDRLSDVMELNDGTRFSPQFIENKIKFSTYVQETVVIGRERDYITAIICLDSDIAGRWAEQEQLTYTTYQDLAANPRLYDLIAKEVSSINETLQKGTSIKRFALLFKELDADDGELTRTRKIRRKVIEQRYEDLINALYNGDSMLNLTTRIRYQDGSERTMSGDIAIRELNNPARKV; encoded by the coding sequence ATGACAAAAATTTACAAAACAACCCTTCCGGCCTTACTGATCAAGAATGCCCGCGAACGCGGGGACCGAACTGCCATGCGCGAAAAACATCACGGCATATGGCAGCCTTTTACATACAAAGATTATCTGACCATCACCTCCGAATTCGCAGGCGGACTTAAAAAACTGGGCATAGAAAAAGGCGATGCCATTATCATCATCGGTGATAATAGACCTGAATGGCTCTGGGCACAATTGGCTGTTCAAGGAATCGGCGGTTACTCCGTCGGCCTTTATCAAGACGCTCCGGCTGACGAAATAGGTTACGTGTTCACACTTTCAGAAGCGAAACTGGTAGTGGCGGAAGATCAGGAACAGGTTGATAAAATCATGTCTATCCGCCATGAACTGCCGCAGCTCAAACACATCATCTATCACGATCCCAAAGGGCTAGTCGGATACAAAGAAGAAGGACTCATGTCCTTTGATGAAATTTGCGACATGGGCCGCGACACTGCATCCGACTTTGAAAAGTGGTCCAAAGAGACAGCACCAGACGACATAGCAATCATTGCTACAACTTCAGGCTCAACAGGCCGCCCCAAGCTGGCGATGATGTCGCATACTAATTTACTCTCCATGGCTTACAATCTCGGAATATCCGATCCGAAAAACGAATCTGATGAATTTGTTTCCTTTCTACCCCTTGCATGGATGGGAGAACAAATGATGGCGGTAGCTTCAGCTTTACTGTTCGGCTTCTGCGTCAACTTCCCGGAAGAACCGGACACCATACAGGAAAACATTCGTGAAATCGGACCGCATCTCATATTTTCACCGCCCCGAGTTTGGGAAAACATGGCCGCAAAAGTTCGCGTTCGCATAATGGAAACCACGCCGTTTAAAAGATGGATTTTCAACACACTCATGCCTATCGGAATTAAGTACGCTGAAAAAATTCTTCACGGCGAAAAACCAAGCAACGCATTGGAACTCGGCTATAAACTTGCAGAAATAGGATTATTCAGAGCCATGCGCGACAGACTCGGATTCTCGCGCATTCGGTCTGCATCAACGGGTGGAGCTCCTCTCGGGCCGGACACTTTTACATTCTTTCACGCTCTCGGTATCAACTTAAAACAGATTTACGGACAGACCGAAATTGCCGGAATATCCTGCATCCATAAAAACGGCGAAATCAATTTCGACACAGTCGGCGAACCTATCTCAGAAACACAGATCAAAATATCTGACGAAGGAGAAGTTCTTTCCAAGAGTCCGGCCGTTTTCCTCGGCTACCTTAAAAATAAAGAAGCAACAGCGGAAACACTTGAAGACGGATGGCTCAAATCCGGTGACGCAGGATACTTTAAGGATAACGGACAACTTATCATTATCGACCGTTTAAGCGACGTAATGGAACTTAATGACGGAACCCGCTTCTCGCCTCAATTTATTGAAAACAAAATTAAGTTTTCCACCTACGTGCAGGAAACTGTCGTCATCGGACGGGAGCGGGATTATATCACCGCCATTATCTGTCTCGACAGTGACATTGCCGGACGCTGGGCTGAACAGGAACAACTCACCTACACAACATATCAGGATTTAGCCGCCAATCCACGCCTTTACGACCTCATTGCAAAGGAAGTTTCCTCCATCAATGAAACCTTGCAGAAAGGCACATCTATCAAACGATTTGCCCTGCTGTTCAAGGAACTTGATGCAGACGACGGAGAGCTGACCCGTACCCGTAAAATTCGTAGAAAAGTTATCGAACAGAGATACGAAGATCTTATAAACGCATTGTATAACGGGGATTCCATGCTGAATCTCACCACCCGCATCAGATACCAGGACGGCTCCGAACGCACCATGTCGGGCGACATAGCCATTCGCGAACTAAACAACCCCGCAAGGAAGGTTTGA
- a CDS encoding CBS domain-containing protein — protein sequence MYVGLKMLKDFMPQSPDALAEDAAALMEKHMLWMLLIVENDKLIGYVRTEDVSAAMPSKMTGLDKHEINYLLSKLTLRKIMRTDITTISPETEIEAAAAKMREKNLAGLAVVDGNAKLIGYINRNVILDVLAEEMGFAEGGSRIVFEVSDRPGVLKHVASLIDDLGYSIISTGTFKHNDCRMVVIRINAENPSSVAAALQKNGYDVVGPEDFRDEWE from the coding sequence ATGTACGTCGGGCTAAAAATGCTGAAAGATTTCATGCCGCAATCTCCGGATGCTCTTGCGGAAGATGCTGCTGCTCTTATGGAAAAACACATGCTGTGGATGTTGCTGATTGTAGAAAACGATAAGCTCATCGGATACGTCCGCACTGAAGATGTAAGCGCGGCAATGCCTTCCAAGATGACCGGACTGGATAAGCATGAAATAAACTATCTGCTATCCAAACTGACCTTACGCAAAATAATGCGCACAGACATCACCACCATCAGCCCTGAAACAGAAATTGAAGCCGCAGCAGCTAAAATGCGCGAAAAGAATCTCGCAGGACTTGCCGTAGTGGACGGCAACGCTAAGCTTATCGGTTATATAAACCGAAACGTTATACTTGATGTGCTCGCGGAAGAAATGGGGTTTGCGGAAGGCGGCTCCAGAATAGTTTTTGAAGTAAGTGACAGGCCCGGAGTGTTAAAACACGTCGCAAGCCTGATTGACGATCTCGGTTACTCAATTATCTCGACCGGAACCTTCAAACATAATGACTGCCGAATGGTTGTTATCCGAATCAACGCTGAAAATCCTTCATCTGTTGCCGCTGCTTTGCAGAAAAACGGCTACGACGTTGTAGGGCCGGAGGATTTCAGGGATGAATGGGAATAA